One segment of Ipomoea triloba cultivar NCNSP0323 chromosome 12, ASM357664v1 DNA contains the following:
- the LOC115999872 gene encoding protein GLUTAMINE DUMPER 2 — protein MSKVGGFTAAAPASPTAPRSPWHSPVPYLFGGLAAMLGLIAFALLILACSYWRLSGYLENNGNDDDRDLEAGGDDGNGDNPAKAAAAPVLEEKVLVIMAGQEKPTFLATPVPSRASSFGSNSSCCCSTQSTESSTTEKSEHEENLEKHHLEMGNMVGH, from the coding sequence ATGAGTAAAGTTGGGGGTTTCACGGCGGCCGCCCCGGCATCACCGACGGCGCCACGGTCGCCGTGGCACTCGCCGGTGCCGTATCTTTTCGGAGGCTTGGCTGCCATGTTGGGTCTCATTGCTTTTGCGCTTCTTATCCTTGCCTGCTCCTACTGGCGCCTCTCCGGCTACCTGGAAAACAACGGCAACGACGACGACCGGGACCTCGAGGCCGGCGGTGACGACGGCAATGGCGACAACCCCGcgaaggcggcggcggcgccggtGTTGGAAGAAAAGGTTTTGGTGATCATGGCTGGGCAGGAGAAGCCTACTTTTCTGGCTACGCCTGTGCCCAGTAGAGCATCCTCGTTCGGGAGTAATAGCAGCTGTTGTTGTAGTACGCAAAGCACTGAAAGTAGTACCACTGAAAAATCTGAACACGAAGAGAATCTAGAGAAACATCATCTGGAAATGGGGAATATGGTGGGCCACTAG